The region TCCTTTTTTTGATGTTGTGGTGGCAGAATCGAGCACAACTGAATCCTCCTGCTCAACAAAAATATCCCGGAAATGAGGAATTACTCCAACCACAGGTTTACCGGTTAACTCCTCCAGAATTTTCCGTCCCTCTGTGAAAAGTTGAATATCTCCCCTAAATTTATTGATGATTACGCCCTTAATCAGATTCCTTTGACTCTCGGGTAAAAGTTGGATTGTTCCGTAAACACTTGCGAAAACGCCCCCCTTGTCGATATCGGCAATAAGGTACGTGGCGGCATTCACCTTTTCGGCAACGCGCATATTGGTGATATCCTTATCCCAAAGGTTTACCTCCGATATGCTTCCTGCACCCTCAATAACTATTGGATTAAACTGTGCATCGAGTTTGCTATAGGCCTTCATTGCTTCATCAAACAGCATATCCCTGTCGGTTCCAACAAAGTACTCCATTGCACTTTTGTTGCCAATTGGTTTACCGTGCAGAACTATCTGTGAGTTCAAGTAACTGTTGGGTTTCAGTAGAATTGGATTCATCTCCACGGAACATTCTATTCCACACGCCTCAGCCTGAACTGCCTGTGCTCGTCCAATTTCAAGTCCATCGGGAGTGGCATAGCTGTTCAGCGACATATTTTGCGCCTTAAATGGTGCTGGTTTCAACCCATCCTGCAGGAATATCCGACAAAAAGCAGTGTTTATAACCGATTTACCAACATCGGAGCCTGTTCCTACAAACATTATTGGACGTAATTTCTTCACTAGTAATAAGTTATAAAGTTTGTAAAGTTGAAAAATTTATAAAGTCAAAAGAAAGACATCAAATCCCATAATCTTCCCTCCATTCAAGTTTTACAACCTCACCGTAATCGATTTGTAAATCGAAAATGCTTGCAGGATTAGTTCCGTTGATAATGCTATAAAAAGCTCTTATTGGGCCACCGTGCGTTACAATCAAAACATCATTAAGGTCTGATTTTGATGAAATATCATCAATAAAACCTCGGATTCGACTAATCACATCGCTAAAACATTCCCCATTCAATGCCGGATTCTGCACAAAATCATTGAAAAAGCCTTTAGCCTCGGGGGTTGGGTATATATCGTCCCATAATTTTCCCTCCCAATCTCCAAAGTTCATCTCCCTTAACCGCTCATCGAAATTGATTTTATTGCCATTGGAAATTCTATTCGCCAGCTGAGCGCATCGTGTCAATGGACTGGAGTAGATTGCATCGAACGACACGCCTTGGAGTTTCACTATTACCTTGTCGCTTTCAGCAATAAACGTTTCGGCTAAAGGCACATCGGTAAAACCGTAGCAAAAGCCTTGGGGCACGTCAACTCGGGTATGTCGGACAAGGTATAAATTCATACTTATTTGACTGCAACAATTACAAGATACATTGTCACCTCAGTAATTTGCTGTAATGCACCAAGTACATCGCCTGTATAACCACCGGTTCGTTTAATTATATAGGCTCTAAAGCCTATAAATAGAACAGTAACAACAACTAATACTACTATTGCCTGATTTATTGATAATAAAAAAAGTGATGCTCCACCAACCAACGATGCAACCAGTAGACTTCCTAACGATGCATTGTTCCCAACAGTTTTTGCCTTAGCCGTTTCATCGGGGCGAACATAGTGCGAGGTAAACATCAGGAAAACGGGAGTTAACCGACTAAAAGTATGCGCTGCAATCAATGAAACGATAATCCTTTCAGGATTAATGGATAGTAATGAAAAAAACTTAACGGCAAGAATTGAAACAACCCCTACAGCACCGTAAACACCAATGGAACTATCCTTCATTATGGCTAAGATGCGCTCCTTGGTATGTCCTCCGCCGTAACCATCGCAGAAATCGGCAAAGCCATCCTCGTGTAATGCTCCTGTGATGAGTAAACCGGCTACTATACTCAATATAATAGCAAGTGGAAATGGAAAAATCTGCTGTAAACCAAAGAAAGCAAGGGCAACAATTCCTCCAACTATTGCCCCTACTAAAGGAAAATATCGTATTGCATCCTTCAGCGAACCCTGAATATCACCTTTAAGAAAAGGAACAGGGATTCTTGTGAAGAATAGTACTGACGATAGAAAAATTTTAATTTCTCTTTTAATCATCTACTCTTTATTAGACACTCCTGCATCCTCAAAGCTAGCCATTTCGTTTAAAAATGCAACAGCCGACTCGATAATTGGCAAAGCCAGTGCAGCACCAGTGCCCTCGCCTAAACGAAGTCGTAACTTAAGAACCGGATCGGCTTGTAGGAAATTTAGCATTTTTGCGTGACCCTGCTCGTTGGAGTAATGACAGAAAATACAGTGGTTTCGAACATCTGCATTCATCTCACAGGCAATCAGCAATGCCGATGTAGTAATAAAGCCATCAACCAAAATCATCATACCTAGCTTAGCAGCCTCAAGGTATGCACCAACCATCATTGCAATTTCTAGACCACCAAAGGTTGCTAGGGTTTCCAATGGAGATGTTGGGTTATATTTCTCTGAAACCTCCTTAAGGATATTTAATTTATGCTGCAAAGCGGGGCCAATCATACCTGCTCCTGCGCCAACACACTCCTCAATTGGCAACTTCATCACCCTGTGCATAATTAGCGCTGCTGGAGATGTATTTCCAATTCCCATCTCGCCAAAACCAATTGTGTTACAGCCGGCAGCGTGCTCTAATTGAATAAGTTCACGACCTTTTTGGATTGCTGCTTCACATTCGGCAATTGTCATTGCAGGCTCCTTGCGCATATTCCTGGAACCGTTTGAAATTTTAGCATTTACAACGGGAATACCACTGGGGAAAACATAATCGACGCCAGAATCTACCACCTTCAAGTTAATTCCATTTTTCCGGCAAAATACGTTGATACCAGCACCACCAGCAACAAAATTCATAACCATTTGCCAAGTAACCTCCTTGGGGTAAGGGCTAACACCCTCGTCGGCTATACCGTGGTCGGCTGCAAAAACTATAATGGTTGGTTTATTTATTGAAGGGCTAAGCGTTTTTTGAATAAGTCCAACCTGCATTGCAATATCCTCCAACTGTCCTAATGAACCTGTTGGTTTGGTTTTTAAATCGATTTTGTGCTGTAATTGTTCTCTCATTGATTTATAAGTTTATAAAGTTTGAAAGTTAAAAAGTCTATAAAGTTGAAATCTACTTTACTTTTAGAGGAATTCCTGATACCATAAGTATTACCTCATCGGCCTGCGATGCGATGAATTGGTTTACCCACCCCTGCAAATCGGCAAATTGCCGAGCCTCCTTGTTTTCTGGGATTACACCCATTCCCAGTTCATTGCTCACAACAATAAGCCTAAAAGATGATTTGGTAAGCCTTTCCCATTCCTCTTTTGCTTGCTTAAGCGATATCTCAACGTTGAATTGATTATCGAAGAAGATATTGTTTAGCCAAAGGGTAACGCAGTCCATCACAACAGTTTCTCCAGCAAAATCGATGATACCATTGAAACGTTCTAGCTCAATGGTTCTCCATTTTTCGCCACGGTCAGCCTTGTGGCGCTCAATCCGAGCCTCAAACTCTGCATCCCACTTACGAGCGGTGGCCAAGTAAACAGGATTAGCGGAGTTTTCCTCCGCTAATTTTTGTGCATATCGACTCTTACCTGAACGCTGACCGCCTGTAATTAATGTTACCTTGGCCATAATGTTTTAGTTTAAAAGTTGTAAGTAAAAGTGCCCATTACCGAGCGGCCTGGCATATTGTAGCCATCCTTCTCGGTGTAGTTTTCATCCAACAAGTTAGCAATTGTTAACTCAAATTTCTTATTCTTCTGGAAAGTATACGATACTGAATAGTCAAAAATTAGGTAATCGGGATGTTGAAGAACTTTATCTGCAGCGGTGTAACCACCTTTTTGGTAATAATCCACAACAGTAATTTTTGGACGTAACGATGCAAAGTTGTCCTTCTCCAATCTAGAACCAATGTAGCGTGCGTTTAAGCGTGTTGAGAATCCTTTATAGTTATCGAACATAACTCCAAAAGAACCATTACTTTTGCGTATATAAAGCATATCTCTATCAAACTTAACGGTATTACCCCCTTCAACTTTGGTATCCTCAAAGGTACAGTTAGTCATTATGGTAAGGTTAGCGTATAGCTCTAACTTATACCTATCGCTCAAAAACTTACCAAAATCAACCGACGCCATTGTTTCAAAACCTTGGTAAAGTGCTGAATTGGCATTCTTGAAGAAAGTCGTATCATTTTCTTTATACTCAACAATCTTATCGGTATGATTAGTGTTGAAGAAAGTCATATCAAAATTAAATGCTTCATTTTTAGAAGTAAAACCTAAGCCAAAATCCACAGTTACTGATGATTCTGGTTTCAGGTCAGGATTACCTTTATAGTTTTGAATCCACCAGTAATCCCAATCGGCGAAGTATTCTGAAACACTATAGAAACCAGCAACTTTAAATGCATCGGGT is a window of Tenuifilaceae bacterium CYCD DNA encoding:
- a CDS encoding adenosylcobinamide kinase/adenosylcobinamide phosphate guanyltransferase — encoded protein: MAKVTLITGGQRSGKSRYAQKLAEENSANPVYLATARKWDAEFEARIERHKADRGEKWRTIELERFNGIIDFAGETVVMDCVTLWLNNIFFDNQFNVEISLKQAKEEWERLTKSSFRLIVVSNELGMGVIPENKEARQFADLQGWVNQFIASQADEVILMVSGIPLKVK
- the gpmB gene encoding phosphoglycerate mutase, with the protein product MNLYLVRHTRVDVPQGFCYGFTDVPLAETFIAESDKVIVKLQGVSFDAIYSSPLTRCAQLANRISNGNKINFDERLREMNFGDWEGKLWDDIYPTPEAKGFFNDFVQNPALNGECFSDVISRIRGFIDDISSKSDLNDVLIVTHGGPIRAFYSIINGTNPASIFDLQIDYGEVVKLEWREDYGI
- the cobS gene encoding adenosylcobinamide-GDP ribazoletransferase, whose protein sequence is MIKREIKIFLSSVLFFTRIPVPFLKGDIQGSLKDAIRYFPLVGAIVGGIVALAFFGLQQIFPFPLAIILSIVAGLLITGALHEDGFADFCDGYGGGHTKERILAIMKDSSIGVYGAVGVVSILAVKFFSLLSINPERIIVSLIAAHTFSRLTPVFLMFTSHYVRPDETAKAKTVGNNASLGSLLVASLVGGASLFLLSINQAIVVLVVVTVLFIGFRAYIIKRTGGYTGDVLGALQQITEVTMYLVIVAVK
- the cobQ gene encoding cobyric acid synthase, with the protein product MFVGTGSDVGKSVINTAFCRIFLQDGLKPAPFKAQNMSLNSYATPDGLEIGRAQAVQAEACGIECSVEMNPILLKPNSYLNSQIVLHGKPIGNKSAMEYFVGTDRDMLFDEAMKAYSKLDAQFNPIVIEGAGSISEVNLWDKDITNMRVAEKVNAATYLIADIDKGGVFASVYGTIQLLPESQRNLIKGVIINKFRGDIQLFTEGRKILEELTGKPVVGVIPHFRDIFVEQEDSVVLDSATTTSKKGLVNVAVVLLKHMSNFTDFNLLEQHPNVHLYYTANTKELEQADIIIIPGSKNTIADLMHIRENNLAKVIINHHHSGKPVYGICGGYQIMGKELHDPYGIEGDTQFIPGLGILPTVTTISTEKKTVQCNFKFMDLPDDCTGYEIHMGQTVSEKPSPLCIISGNEPDGYFLNPSTWGTYIHGIFDNGAVVENILNLVGVKAAEKLDFRQYKEKNYNKLANLVRENIDLEYIYSTLQND
- the cobT gene encoding nicotinate-nucleotide--dimethylbenzimidazole phosphoribosyltransferase — its product is MREQLQHKIDLKTKPTGSLGQLEDIAMQVGLIQKTLSPSINKPTIIVFAADHGIADEGVSPYPKEVTWQMVMNFVAGGAGINVFCRKNGINLKVVDSGVDYVFPSGIPVVNAKISNGSRNMRKEPAMTIAECEAAIQKGRELIQLEHAAGCNTIGFGEMGIGNTSPAALIMHRVMKLPIEECVGAGAGMIGPALQHKLNILKEVSEKYNPTSPLETLATFGGLEIAMMVGAYLEAAKLGMMILVDGFITTSALLIACEMNADVRNHCIFCHYSNEQGHAKMLNFLQADPVLKLRLRLGEGTGAALALPIIESAVAFLNEMASFEDAGVSNKE